A single window of Nasonia vitripennis strain AsymCx chromosome 4, Nvit_psr_1.1, whole genome shotgun sequence DNA harbors:
- the LOC100123653 gene encoding pre-mRNA-processing factor 39 isoform X5 produces MSSLSGDESTEVVENEPVRRTRSGRAVKAVTAASPAVSTKKTAGKKAATRATRNTKNIQEVEEENNTPAAAEETGVPENGVQQQQEQEEQPEQQEEMTNEEPDSSAVQLHLDETQEEHMEEEANDNMEEPVDESQEQQAIDNQDEQMKALQEEMAEEEGMPAPGTVLETENLPEFDPEEMNQGDENLAEDNTAMETNNAEVENNDSDPLKVKDPSELMQEDNADDHCILIEDDVDQNFGMEDVPDNIDGNEVSQFDDIRNNEDSNTIRQASDILQNDHSMQDSEIISDNDKFRNEDVEFISEGNDNAVENYAVHDENSEAQEVIEISDHESESAVKKIEPDTEAVSEDELPTESTKRYKHESEDVEEVSEDEFFSNETTLQEPETEAVSDEELPAAQPADLGETESVSEDELPLESERKRKGSKSSKTPEKKTKSDAASKRKRTIEAISADVDSSDKSDAKPASPKKKSLPELEKYWKAVNDDPADFTGWTYLLQYVDQENDAEAAREAYNKFLERYPYCYGYWRKYADYEKKKGDPDRVQTVFDQGLKSISLSVDLWLHYINHCKVAFEKDEEKMREQYERAIKACGLEFRSDRLWESYLKWETDNKRYSKVMGIYDRLLTTPTLGYMSHFESFQEFVTTNSPNKILNVDDFLALRAEVKAILKPDESASDDVPPGEDLPTTDTPPTDEETRAIREKIISSRRKMHKSNVNAVAARWTFEEGIKRPYFHVKPLERCQLKNWKEYLDYEIEQKDQQRIIILFERCLIACALYDEFWMRFVRFLESVKGENADKIRDVYTRACTVHHPKKPNLHLQWATFEESQGNFDKAASILENIDNVIPNMLQIAYRRINLERRRGDLDKACALYESYINSSKNRTIANNIVVKYARFLCKIKNDTDKAVKVLVKATEKDKDNPRLYLQLIDLGLQRNPIDTQEVISYMDLFIDREHADAEQRVLFAQRKVEFLEDFSTDIRQVLKAHEQFQKCIKQAKERKKTKGDDSKADASPAKKTKTDTSSVPPAQAQSYQYGSSTAPYQSQQQFQSGQYGSQSGYQQGYQQYPPPSDPNYANYQNWQYGQSGPQAYAPYNQWGSYNYY; encoded by the exons ATGTCGTCCTTAAGCGGTGACGAGAGCACCGAGGTCGTCGAGAACGAGCCAG TGAGGAGGACGAGGTCCGGACGTGCGGTCAAGGCTGTGACGGCTGCGTCTCCTGCTGTGAGCACTAAGAAAACGGCAGGCAAGAAAGCCGCGACCAGAGCCACTCGCAACACGAAGAACATTCAAGAGGTCGAAGAG GAGAACAACACACCTGCTGCTGCAGAAGAGACTGGAGTACCCGAGAATGgtgtgcaacagcagcaggaaCAGGAAGAGCAGCCAGAACAGCAGGAGGAAATGACCAACGAAGAGCCAGACAGCTCAGCTGTTCAGTTGCACTTGGACGAGACACAGGAAGAACATATGGAGGAAGAAGCGAATGACAACATGGAGGAACCAGTGGACGAAAGCCAAGAACAGCAAGCTATTGACAATCAAGACGAACAGATGAAAGCACTGCAGGAGGAAATGGCTGAAGAGGAGGGTATGCCAGCACCGGGAACTGTTCTGGAGACTGAGAATCTGCCTGAATTCGATCCGGAAGAGATGAACCAAGGGGATGAGAATCTAGCTGAAGATAATACTGCAATGGAGACAAACAATGCAGAAGTGGAGAATAACGACTCCGATCCGTTGAAGGTTAAGGATCCGTCAGAGTTGATG CAGGAAGACAACGCTGATGATCATTGCATATTAATAGAGGATGACGTAGATCAAAACTTTGGAATGGAGGATGTGCCAGACAACATAGATGGTAATGAAGTTTCGCAATTCGATGATATAAGAAATAATGAAGATTCAAATACTATACGCCAAGCATCTGATATACTGCAAAATGACCATTCTATGCAAGATAGTGAGATAATATCTGATAATGATAAATTTCGAAATGAAGATGTGGAATTTATTTCAGAGGGCAATGATAATGCTGTTGAAAATTACGCAGTGCACGACGAGAACAGCGAAGCCCAAGAAGTTATAGAAATAAGTGATCATGAAAGTGAATCTGCTGTGAAAAAGATTGAACCAGATACGGAAGCGGTATCCGAAGACGAACTCCCCACAGAATCAACCAAG CGTTATAAACACGAGAGTGAAGATGTAGAGGAAGTGTCAGAGGacgaatttttttccaatGAGACTACACTTCAG GAACCTGAAACTGAAGCTGTGTCAGATGAAGAGTTGCCGGCAGCTCAACCAGCTGATCTCGGAGAAACCGAATCCGTCTCTGAAGATGAACTGCCCCTTGAAAGTGAGAGGAAGAGGAAGGGCAGCAAAAGTTCAAAGACCCCTGAGAAGAAAACCAAATCTGACGCAGCGA GCAAACGCAAGAGAACCATCGAAG CTATTTCAGCAGATGTTGACTCCAGTGACAAGTCTGATGCTAAACCGGCTTCTCCGAAAAAGAAATCGTTACCGGAATTAGAAAAGTATTGGAAAGCTGTTAATGACGATCCAGCCGATTTTACGGGATGGACATACCTCTTACAATACGTAGATCAAGAG AATGACGCGGAGGCAGCCCGCGAAGCCTATAACAAATTTCTGGAGCGGTATCCGTATTGCTACGGCTATTGGCGCAAGTACGCCGATtacgagaagaaaaaaggcgATCCCGATCGAGTGCAAACG GTCTTCGACCAAGGTTTGAAATCCATTTCCCTCAGTGTCGACTTGTGGCTGCACTACATCAATCATTGCAAAGTCGCTTTCGAAAAGGACGAGGAAAAAATGAGAGAGCAGTACGAGCGGGCAATCAAGGCTTGTGGACTCGAGTTCAG ATCGGACCGACTGTGGGAGAGTTACCTCAAATGGGAAACGGATAACAAGCGCTACAGCAAAGTGATGGGCATCTATGACAGACTACTGACGACGCCGACCCTCGGCTACATGTCGCATTTCGAGTCCTTCCAGGAGTTTGTCACGACCAATAGTCCGAACAAAATTCTTAACGTGGACGATTTCCTGGCGTTGCGTGCCGAGGTCAAGGCTATCCTCAAACCAGACGAATCGGCATCCGACGACGTTCCTCCGGGCGAAGACCTGCCAACCACGGATACGCCGCCCACCGACGAGGAAACCCGCGCTATCCGTGAGAAAATCATCAGCAGCAGAAGAAAGATGCACAAGTCCAACGTCAACGCCGTGGCTGCGAGGTGGACTTTCGAGGAGGGG ATTAAAAGGCCTTACTTCCACGTAAAACCTTTGGAAAGGTGTCAGTTGAAGAACTGGAAGGAATATTTGGACTACGAAATTGAGCAAAAGGATCAACAACGTATCATTATTCTGTTCGAAAGATGTCTGATCGCATGTGCTTTGTACGACGAATTCTGGATGAGA TTCGTGCGTTTCCTGGAGTCAGTGAAGGGAGAGAACGCGGACAAAATTCGCGATGTATATACTAGAGCGTGCACGGTTCACCATCCTAAAAAGCCGAACCTACACTTGCAATGGGCTACATTTGAAGAGAGCCAGGGCAATTTCGATAAAGCCGCCAGCATCTTAGAGAACATTGACAATGTTATTCCTAATATGCTTCAAATCGCGTATCGCAGAATAAATCTCGAACGCAGGCGAGGTGACTTGGACAAAGCTTGCGCTTTGTATGAATCATATATTAATAGCAGTAAAAACAGGACTATTGCAAATAATATAGTTGTAAAGTACGctagatttttatgtaaaattaagaATGACACGGACAAAGCAGTCAAAGTTTTAGTCAAG GCGACGGAGAAAGACAAAGACAATCCGAGATTGTATCTGCAGTTAATCGACCTTGGCCTTCAAAGAAACCCTATTGATACTCAAGAGGTCATCAGTTACATGGACCTGTTCATAGATCGCGAGCATGCCGATGCGGAACAGCGCGTTCTTTTCGCACAACGTAAAGTCGAATTTTTAGAAGACTTCAGTACTGACATTCGGCAAGTTTTGAAAGCTCACGAGCAATTCCAAAAATGCATAAAGCAAGctaaagaaagaaagaagacgaAAGGCGATGACAGTAAAGC tGATGCATCGCCGGCAAAGAAAACCAAAACAGACACTTCTAGCGTGCCTCCGGCTCAAGCACAGTCCTACCAGTACGGCAGTAGTACGGCACCGTATCAGTCACAGCAACAATTCCAAAGTGGCCAGTACGGTAGCCAGAGCGGCTACCAGCAAGGCTACCAGCAATATCCGCCTCCCTCGGATCCTAACTATGCTAACTATCAGAACTGGCAGTACGGTCAAAGTGGTCCACAGGCTTATGCCCCATACAATCAGTGGGGCTCCTACAACTACTACTAA
- the LOC100123653 gene encoding pre-mRNA-processing factor 39 isoform X10, which produces MSSLSGDESTEVVENEPVRRTRSGRAVKAVTAASPAVSTKKTAGKKAATRATRNTKNIQEVEEENNTPAAAEETGVPENGVQQQQEQEEQPEQQEEMTNEEPDSSAVQLHLDETQEEHMEEEANDNMEEPVDESQEQQAIDNQDEQMKALQEEMAEEEGMPAPGTVLETENLPEFDPEEMNQGDENLAEDNTAMETNNAEVENNDSDPLKVKDPSELMQEDNADDHCILIEDDVDQNFGMEDVPDNIDGNEVSQFDDIRNNEDSNTIRQASDILQNDHSMQDSEIISDNDKFRNEDVEFISEGNDNAVENYAVHDENSEAQEVIEISDHESESAVKKIEPDTEAVSEDELPTESTKEPETEAVSDEELPAAQPADLGETESVSEDELPLESERKRKGSKSSKTPEKKTKSDAASKRKRTIEGEYDPSSPTSENNDETPAKKAAISADVDSSDKSDAKPASPKKKSLPELEKYWKAVNDDPADFTGWTYLLQYVDQENDAEAAREAYNKFLERYPYCYGYWRKYADYEKKKGDPDRVQTVFDQGLKSISLSVDLWLHYINHCKVAFEKDEEKMREQYERAIKACGLEFRSDRLWESYLKWETDNKRYSKVMGIYDRLLTTPTLGYMSHFESFQEFVTTNSPNKILNVDDFLALRAEVKAILKPDESASDDVPPGEDLPTTDTPPTDEETRAIREKIISSRRKMHKSNVNAVAARWTFEEGIKRPYFHVKPLERCQLKNWKEYLDYEIEQKDQQRIIILFERCLIACALYDEFWMRFVRFLESVKGENADKIRDVYTRACTVHHPKKPNLHLQWATFEESQGNFDKAASILENIDNVIPNMLQIAYRRINLERRRGDLDKACALYESYINSSKNRTIANNIVVKYARFLCKIKNDTDKAVKVLVKATEKDKDNPRLYLQLIDLGLQRNPIDTQEVISYMDLFIDREHADAEQRVLFAQRKVEFLEDFSTDIRQVLKAHEQFQKCIKQAKERKKTKGDDSKADASPAKKTKTDTSSVPPAQAQSYQYGSSTAPYQSQQQFQSGQYGSQSGYQQGYQQYPPPSDPNYANYQNWQYGQSGPQAYAPYNQWGSYNYY; this is translated from the exons ATGTCGTCCTTAAGCGGTGACGAGAGCACCGAGGTCGTCGAGAACGAGCCAG TGAGGAGGACGAGGTCCGGACGTGCGGTCAAGGCTGTGACGGCTGCGTCTCCTGCTGTGAGCACTAAGAAAACGGCAGGCAAGAAAGCCGCGACCAGAGCCACTCGCAACACGAAGAACATTCAAGAGGTCGAAGAG GAGAACAACACACCTGCTGCTGCAGAAGAGACTGGAGTACCCGAGAATGgtgtgcaacagcagcaggaaCAGGAAGAGCAGCCAGAACAGCAGGAGGAAATGACCAACGAAGAGCCAGACAGCTCAGCTGTTCAGTTGCACTTGGACGAGACACAGGAAGAACATATGGAGGAAGAAGCGAATGACAACATGGAGGAACCAGTGGACGAAAGCCAAGAACAGCAAGCTATTGACAATCAAGACGAACAGATGAAAGCACTGCAGGAGGAAATGGCTGAAGAGGAGGGTATGCCAGCACCGGGAACTGTTCTGGAGACTGAGAATCTGCCTGAATTCGATCCGGAAGAGATGAACCAAGGGGATGAGAATCTAGCTGAAGATAATACTGCAATGGAGACAAACAATGCAGAAGTGGAGAATAACGACTCCGATCCGTTGAAGGTTAAGGATCCGTCAGAGTTGATG CAGGAAGACAACGCTGATGATCATTGCATATTAATAGAGGATGACGTAGATCAAAACTTTGGAATGGAGGATGTGCCAGACAACATAGATGGTAATGAAGTTTCGCAATTCGATGATATAAGAAATAATGAAGATTCAAATACTATACGCCAAGCATCTGATATACTGCAAAATGACCATTCTATGCAAGATAGTGAGATAATATCTGATAATGATAAATTTCGAAATGAAGATGTGGAATTTATTTCAGAGGGCAATGATAATGCTGTTGAAAATTACGCAGTGCACGACGAGAACAGCGAAGCCCAAGAAGTTATAGAAATAAGTGATCATGAAAGTGAATCTGCTGTGAAAAAGATTGAACCAGATACGGAAGCGGTATCCGAAGACGAACTCCCCACAGAATCAACCAAG GAACCTGAAACTGAAGCTGTGTCAGATGAAGAGTTGCCGGCAGCTCAACCAGCTGATCTCGGAGAAACCGAATCCGTCTCTGAAGATGAACTGCCCCTTGAAAGTGAGAGGAAGAGGAAGGGCAGCAAAAGTTCAAAGACCCCTGAGAAGAAAACCAAATCTGACGCAGCGA GCAAACGCAAGAGAACCATCGAAGGTGAATATGATCCTAGCTCACCAACttctgaaaataatgacgAAACTCCTGCTAAAAAAGCAGCTATTTCAGCAGATGTTGACTCCAGTGACAAGTCTGATGCTAAACCGGCTTCTCCGAAAAAGAAATCGTTACCGGAATTAGAAAAGTATTGGAAAGCTGTTAATGACGATCCAGCCGATTTTACGGGATGGACATACCTCTTACAATACGTAGATCAAGAG AATGACGCGGAGGCAGCCCGCGAAGCCTATAACAAATTTCTGGAGCGGTATCCGTATTGCTACGGCTATTGGCGCAAGTACGCCGATtacgagaagaaaaaaggcgATCCCGATCGAGTGCAAACG GTCTTCGACCAAGGTTTGAAATCCATTTCCCTCAGTGTCGACTTGTGGCTGCACTACATCAATCATTGCAAAGTCGCTTTCGAAAAGGACGAGGAAAAAATGAGAGAGCAGTACGAGCGGGCAATCAAGGCTTGTGGACTCGAGTTCAG ATCGGACCGACTGTGGGAGAGTTACCTCAAATGGGAAACGGATAACAAGCGCTACAGCAAAGTGATGGGCATCTATGACAGACTACTGACGACGCCGACCCTCGGCTACATGTCGCATTTCGAGTCCTTCCAGGAGTTTGTCACGACCAATAGTCCGAACAAAATTCTTAACGTGGACGATTTCCTGGCGTTGCGTGCCGAGGTCAAGGCTATCCTCAAACCAGACGAATCGGCATCCGACGACGTTCCTCCGGGCGAAGACCTGCCAACCACGGATACGCCGCCCACCGACGAGGAAACCCGCGCTATCCGTGAGAAAATCATCAGCAGCAGAAGAAAGATGCACAAGTCCAACGTCAACGCCGTGGCTGCGAGGTGGACTTTCGAGGAGGGG ATTAAAAGGCCTTACTTCCACGTAAAACCTTTGGAAAGGTGTCAGTTGAAGAACTGGAAGGAATATTTGGACTACGAAATTGAGCAAAAGGATCAACAACGTATCATTATTCTGTTCGAAAGATGTCTGATCGCATGTGCTTTGTACGACGAATTCTGGATGAGA TTCGTGCGTTTCCTGGAGTCAGTGAAGGGAGAGAACGCGGACAAAATTCGCGATGTATATACTAGAGCGTGCACGGTTCACCATCCTAAAAAGCCGAACCTACACTTGCAATGGGCTACATTTGAAGAGAGCCAGGGCAATTTCGATAAAGCCGCCAGCATCTTAGAGAACATTGACAATGTTATTCCTAATATGCTTCAAATCGCGTATCGCAGAATAAATCTCGAACGCAGGCGAGGTGACTTGGACAAAGCTTGCGCTTTGTATGAATCATATATTAATAGCAGTAAAAACAGGACTATTGCAAATAATATAGTTGTAAAGTACGctagatttttatgtaaaattaagaATGACACGGACAAAGCAGTCAAAGTTTTAGTCAAG GCGACGGAGAAAGACAAAGACAATCCGAGATTGTATCTGCAGTTAATCGACCTTGGCCTTCAAAGAAACCCTATTGATACTCAAGAGGTCATCAGTTACATGGACCTGTTCATAGATCGCGAGCATGCCGATGCGGAACAGCGCGTTCTTTTCGCACAACGTAAAGTCGAATTTTTAGAAGACTTCAGTACTGACATTCGGCAAGTTTTGAAAGCTCACGAGCAATTCCAAAAATGCATAAAGCAAGctaaagaaagaaagaagacgaAAGGCGATGACAGTAAAGC tGATGCATCGCCGGCAAAGAAAACCAAAACAGACACTTCTAGCGTGCCTCCGGCTCAAGCACAGTCCTACCAGTACGGCAGTAGTACGGCACCGTATCAGTCACAGCAACAATTCCAAAGTGGCCAGTACGGTAGCCAGAGCGGCTACCAGCAAGGCTACCAGCAATATCCGCCTCCCTCGGATCCTAACTATGCTAACTATCAGAACTGGCAGTACGGTCAAAGTGGTCCACAGGCTTATGCCCCATACAATCAGTGGGGCTCCTACAACTACTACTAA
- the LOC100123653 gene encoding pre-mRNA-processing factor 39 isoform X19, which yields MSSLSGDESTEVVENEPVRRTRSGRAVKAVTAASPAVSTKKTAGKKAATRATRNTKNIQEVEEENNTPAAAEETGVPENGVQQQQEQEEQPEQQEEMTNEEPDSSAVQLHLDETQEEHMEEEANDNMEEPVDESQEQQAIDNQDEQMKALQEEMAEEEGMPAPGTVLETENLPEFDPEEMNQGDENLAEDNTAMETNNAEVENNDSDPLKVKDPSELMQEDNADDHCILIEDDVDQNFGMEDVPDNIDEGNDNAVENYAVHDENSEAQEVIEISDHESESAVKKIEPDTEAVSEDELPTESTKEPETEAVSDEELPAAQPADLGETESVSEDELPLESERKRKGSKSSKTPEKKTKSDAASKRKRTIEGEYDPSSPTSENNDETPAKKAAISADVDSSDKSDAKPASPKKKSLPELEKYWKAVNDDPADFTGWTYLLQYVDQENDAEAAREAYNKFLERYPYCYGYWRKYADYEKKKGDPDRVQTVFDQGLKSISLSVDLWLHYINHCKVAFEKDEEKMREQYERAIKACGLEFRSDRLWESYLKWETDNKRYSKVMGIYDRLLTTPTLGYMSHFESFQEFVTTNSPNKILNVDDFLALRAEVKAILKPDESASDDVPPGEDLPTTDTPPTDEETRAIREKIISSRRKMHKSNVNAVAARWTFEEGIKRPYFHVKPLERCQLKNWKEYLDYEIEQKDQQRIIILFERCLIACALYDEFWMRFVRFLESVKGENADKIRDVYTRACTVHHPKKPNLHLQWATFEESQGNFDKAASILENIDNVIPNMLQIAYRRINLERRRGDLDKACALYESYINSSKNRTIANNIVVKYARFLCKIKNDTDKAVKVLVKATEKDKDNPRLYLQLIDLGLQRNPIDTQEVISYMDLFIDREHADAEQRVLFAQRKVEFLEDFSTDIRQVLKAHEQFQKCIKQAKERKKTKGDDSKADASPAKKTKTDTSSVPPAQAQSYQYGSSTAPYQSQQQFQSGQYGSQSGYQQGYQQYPPPSDPNYANYQNWQYGQSGPQAYAPYNQWGSYNYY from the exons ATGTCGTCCTTAAGCGGTGACGAGAGCACCGAGGTCGTCGAGAACGAGCCAG TGAGGAGGACGAGGTCCGGACGTGCGGTCAAGGCTGTGACGGCTGCGTCTCCTGCTGTGAGCACTAAGAAAACGGCAGGCAAGAAAGCCGCGACCAGAGCCACTCGCAACACGAAGAACATTCAAGAGGTCGAAGAG GAGAACAACACACCTGCTGCTGCAGAAGAGACTGGAGTACCCGAGAATGgtgtgcaacagcagcaggaaCAGGAAGAGCAGCCAGAACAGCAGGAGGAAATGACCAACGAAGAGCCAGACAGCTCAGCTGTTCAGTTGCACTTGGACGAGACACAGGAAGAACATATGGAGGAAGAAGCGAATGACAACATGGAGGAACCAGTGGACGAAAGCCAAGAACAGCAAGCTATTGACAATCAAGACGAACAGATGAAAGCACTGCAGGAGGAAATGGCTGAAGAGGAGGGTATGCCAGCACCGGGAACTGTTCTGGAGACTGAGAATCTGCCTGAATTCGATCCGGAAGAGATGAACCAAGGGGATGAGAATCTAGCTGAAGATAATACTGCAATGGAGACAAACAATGCAGAAGTGGAGAATAACGACTCCGATCCGTTGAAGGTTAAGGATCCGTCAGAGTTGATG CAGGAAGACAACGCTGATGATCATTGCATATTAATAGAGGATGACGTAGATCAAAACTTTGGAATGGAGGATGTGCCAGACAACATAGATG AGGGCAATGATAATGCTGTTGAAAATTACGCAGTGCACGACGAGAACAGCGAAGCCCAAGAAGTTATAGAAATAAGTGATCATGAAAGTGAATCTGCTGTGAAAAAGATTGAACCAGATACGGAAGCGGTATCCGAAGACGAACTCCCCACAGAATCAACCAAG GAACCTGAAACTGAAGCTGTGTCAGATGAAGAGTTGCCGGCAGCTCAACCAGCTGATCTCGGAGAAACCGAATCCGTCTCTGAAGATGAACTGCCCCTTGAAAGTGAGAGGAAGAGGAAGGGCAGCAAAAGTTCAAAGACCCCTGAGAAGAAAACCAAATCTGACGCAGCGA GCAAACGCAAGAGAACCATCGAAGGTGAATATGATCCTAGCTCACCAACttctgaaaataatgacgAAACTCCTGCTAAAAAAGCAGCTATTTCAGCAGATGTTGACTCCAGTGACAAGTCTGATGCTAAACCGGCTTCTCCGAAAAAGAAATCGTTACCGGAATTAGAAAAGTATTGGAAAGCTGTTAATGACGATCCAGCCGATTTTACGGGATGGACATACCTCTTACAATACGTAGATCAAGAG AATGACGCGGAGGCAGCCCGCGAAGCCTATAACAAATTTCTGGAGCGGTATCCGTATTGCTACGGCTATTGGCGCAAGTACGCCGATtacgagaagaaaaaaggcgATCCCGATCGAGTGCAAACG GTCTTCGACCAAGGTTTGAAATCCATTTCCCTCAGTGTCGACTTGTGGCTGCACTACATCAATCATTGCAAAGTCGCTTTCGAAAAGGACGAGGAAAAAATGAGAGAGCAGTACGAGCGGGCAATCAAGGCTTGTGGACTCGAGTTCAG ATCGGACCGACTGTGGGAGAGTTACCTCAAATGGGAAACGGATAACAAGCGCTACAGCAAAGTGATGGGCATCTATGACAGACTACTGACGACGCCGACCCTCGGCTACATGTCGCATTTCGAGTCCTTCCAGGAGTTTGTCACGACCAATAGTCCGAACAAAATTCTTAACGTGGACGATTTCCTGGCGTTGCGTGCCGAGGTCAAGGCTATCCTCAAACCAGACGAATCGGCATCCGACGACGTTCCTCCGGGCGAAGACCTGCCAACCACGGATACGCCGCCCACCGACGAGGAAACCCGCGCTATCCGTGAGAAAATCATCAGCAGCAGAAGAAAGATGCACAAGTCCAACGTCAACGCCGTGGCTGCGAGGTGGACTTTCGAGGAGGGG ATTAAAAGGCCTTACTTCCACGTAAAACCTTTGGAAAGGTGTCAGTTGAAGAACTGGAAGGAATATTTGGACTACGAAATTGAGCAAAAGGATCAACAACGTATCATTATTCTGTTCGAAAGATGTCTGATCGCATGTGCTTTGTACGACGAATTCTGGATGAGA TTCGTGCGTTTCCTGGAGTCAGTGAAGGGAGAGAACGCGGACAAAATTCGCGATGTATATACTAGAGCGTGCACGGTTCACCATCCTAAAAAGCCGAACCTACACTTGCAATGGGCTACATTTGAAGAGAGCCAGGGCAATTTCGATAAAGCCGCCAGCATCTTAGAGAACATTGACAATGTTATTCCTAATATGCTTCAAATCGCGTATCGCAGAATAAATCTCGAACGCAGGCGAGGTGACTTGGACAAAGCTTGCGCTTTGTATGAATCATATATTAATAGCAGTAAAAACAGGACTATTGCAAATAATATAGTTGTAAAGTACGctagatttttatgtaaaattaagaATGACACGGACAAAGCAGTCAAAGTTTTAGTCAAG GCGACGGAGAAAGACAAAGACAATCCGAGATTGTATCTGCAGTTAATCGACCTTGGCCTTCAAAGAAACCCTATTGATACTCAAGAGGTCATCAGTTACATGGACCTGTTCATAGATCGCGAGCATGCCGATGCGGAACAGCGCGTTCTTTTCGCACAACGTAAAGTCGAATTTTTAGAAGACTTCAGTACTGACATTCGGCAAGTTTTGAAAGCTCACGAGCAATTCCAAAAATGCATAAAGCAAGctaaagaaagaaagaagacgaAAGGCGATGACAGTAAAGC tGATGCATCGCCGGCAAAGAAAACCAAAACAGACACTTCTAGCGTGCCTCCGGCTCAAGCACAGTCCTACCAGTACGGCAGTAGTACGGCACCGTATCAGTCACAGCAACAATTCCAAAGTGGCCAGTACGGTAGCCAGAGCGGCTACCAGCAAGGCTACCAGCAATATCCGCCTCCCTCGGATCCTAACTATGCTAACTATCAGAACTGGCAGTACGGTCAAAGTGGTCCACAGGCTTATGCCCCATACAATCAGTGGGGCTCCTACAACTACTACTAA